A single region of the Halobacterium wangiae genome encodes:
- a CDS encoding DUF456 domain-containing protein yields the protein MDVLVALAFVMLALGVAGSLLPLLPSGALSLAGVLVYWWHTGRPGTLLLAALVLVAVVAVAVDWLAGFVGARAGGTDTRTAVAAGIVGFALMIPTGPLGLLAGVAGTVFVLEFRENQDVEASARTAGYATVGVLASAAMQLVLTVAILAAMVWVQFA from the coding sequence ATGGACGTGCTCGTCGCGCTCGCGTTCGTCATGCTGGCGCTCGGCGTCGCGGGGAGCCTGCTCCCACTGCTCCCGAGCGGCGCCCTCTCGCTGGCAGGCGTCCTCGTCTACTGGTGGCACACTGGACGCCCGGGGACGTTGCTGCTCGCCGCACTCGTCCTCGTCGCGGTGGTCGCCGTCGCCGTCGACTGGCTCGCCGGATTCGTCGGCGCGCGGGCCGGCGGTACCGACACGAGAACGGCAGTCGCAGCGGGCATCGTCGGGTTCGCGCTGATGATTCCTACGGGTCCGCTCGGCCTCCTCGCTGGCGTCGCCGGCACCGTCTTCGTCCTCGAGTTCCGGGAGAACCAAGACGTCGAGGCGAGCGCGCGCACCGCGGGGTACGCCACCGTCGGCGTGCTCGCCTCGGCGGCCATGCAACTCGTTCTGACGGTCGCCATCCTCGCCGCGATGGTCTGGGTGCAGTTCGCCTGA
- the tmcA gene encoding tRNA(Met) cytidine acetyltransferase TmcA, with translation MNVDAARVLLEEARSADERRLLVLAGDRAAGFEAADALLADLPLPLGGTTLVSTRDALACEQVAPRNADRLLGTTRSAVVFDAHPDCRPNALGRVVGAVDGGGLLVLLTPPLDDWPRRRDAFDEGLAVPPFNVDDVAGNFRRRLVATLREHPGVAIYDVDEQRLERDGLTDPAPRLARPLPDPPSSAAFPCEAYEACLTDDQLSALASFEALRDAPAAVVAEADRGRGKSSVAGLAAACLAREGLDVLVTAPGRRSTDELFARARELLGDLDCLRADGDTLVAESGGRIRFEKPPTAAELLGDPDAVFADEAAAVPVRLLESLLDCERLAFTTTVHGYEGAGRGFDVRFRDRLDDADHEVTEVSLVDPIRYAAGDPVETWAFRALLLDARPAVDPLVADVSVDDASYEALPPADLLADDHLLREAFGLLVYAHYRTEPNDLARLLDAPNLAVRALTHDGHVVSVALLAREGGLDGELRAAMYEGARVRGNMIPDVLTSQLRDEGAAVPVGWRVMRIATHHAVRERGLGSRLLGAIRDEFEGTADWLGVGYGATPELLSFWSANGYSTVHLSTTRNDTSGEYSAVMLAPLTDEGERLHDRHAGWFARRSASVLSDPLHDLDADVARAALRACDADPGLDLSTDEWRVVAGAAHGPGMYSVDPGPFRRLARYHLVAGDADLLSAREERLLVRKLLQARPWSDVVAELDFHSTGQAMRALGDALRPLVASYGDDTARAELARFTDEN, from the coding sequence ATGAACGTCGACGCCGCCCGAGTGCTGCTCGAGGAGGCCCGGTCGGCCGACGAGCGACGCCTGCTCGTGCTCGCCGGCGACCGAGCGGCCGGATTCGAGGCAGCCGACGCGCTCCTCGCGGACCTCCCGCTCCCGCTGGGCGGCACCACGCTGGTCTCGACGCGGGACGCCCTCGCCTGCGAGCAGGTGGCGCCGCGGAACGCCGACCGCCTGCTCGGCACCACCAGGAGCGCCGTCGTCTTCGACGCCCACCCGGACTGCCGGCCGAACGCGCTCGGCCGCGTCGTCGGCGCCGTCGACGGTGGGGGGCTTCTGGTTCTCCTCACGCCCCCGCTGGACGACTGGCCGCGGCGCCGCGACGCCTTCGACGAGGGTCTGGCGGTGCCGCCGTTCAACGTCGACGACGTCGCGGGGAACTTCCGGCGACGCCTCGTCGCCACGCTCCGCGAACACCCGGGAGTCGCCATCTACGACGTCGACGAGCAGCGACTCGAACGCGACGGTCTCACCGACCCCGCGCCGCGACTCGCTCGGCCGCTCCCCGACCCGCCCAGTTCTGCCGCGTTCCCCTGCGAGGCGTACGAGGCCTGTCTCACGGACGACCAGCTGAGCGCGCTCGCGTCGTTCGAGGCGCTTCGTGACGCACCCGCGGCCGTCGTCGCGGAGGCCGACCGCGGGCGCGGGAAGTCGAGTGTCGCGGGCCTCGCCGCCGCCTGTCTGGCTCGCGAGGGACTGGACGTCCTCGTCACGGCTCCGGGCCGCCGGAGCACCGACGAACTGTTCGCTCGCGCCCGGGAACTGCTCGGCGACCTCGACTGCCTCCGGGCCGACGGCGACACACTCGTCGCCGAGTCGGGCGGCCGGATCCGCTTCGAGAAACCACCCACGGCGGCCGAACTCCTGGGCGACCCGGACGCGGTGTTCGCCGACGAGGCGGCCGCCGTCCCGGTCCGCCTGCTCGAGTCGCTGCTCGACTGCGAGCGCCTGGCGTTCACCACGACCGTCCACGGCTACGAGGGCGCGGGACGCGGCTTCGACGTGCGGTTCCGGGACCGACTCGACGACGCCGACCACGAGGTCACCGAGGTGTCGCTCGTCGACCCGATCCGGTACGCCGCCGGCGACCCCGTCGAGACGTGGGCGTTCCGCGCGCTCCTGCTCGACGCGCGGCCCGCCGTCGACCCGCTCGTCGCGGACGTCTCCGTCGACGACGCGAGCTACGAGGCGCTCCCGCCAGCGGACCTGCTCGCGGACGACCACCTGCTCCGGGAGGCGTTCGGCCTGCTCGTCTACGCCCACTACCGGACCGAACCGAACGACCTCGCGCGCCTGCTGGACGCCCCGAACCTCGCCGTCCGCGCGCTCACACACGACGGCCACGTCGTCTCCGTCGCGCTGCTCGCTCGCGAGGGCGGCCTCGACGGGGAGTTGCGGGCGGCGATGTACGAGGGCGCTCGCGTCAGGGGCAACATGATCCCCGACGTGCTCACCAGCCAGTTGCGCGACGAGGGCGCCGCCGTGCCCGTCGGCTGGCGCGTGATGCGCATCGCGACCCACCACGCCGTCCGCGAGCGCGGCCTCGGCTCCCGGCTCCTGGGCGCGATTCGCGACGAGTTCGAGGGGACGGCCGACTGGCTCGGCGTCGGCTACGGCGCGACACCGGAGCTGCTGTCGTTCTGGTCGGCGAACGGCTACTCGACGGTCCACCTCTCGACGACGCGAAACGACACCAGCGGCGAGTACTCCGCCGTGATGCTCGCACCGCTCACCGACGAGGGCGAGCGGCTCCACGACCGCCACGCCGGCTGGTTCGCGCGCCGGAGCGCGAGCGTGCTCTCGGACCCGCTGCATGACCTCGACGCGGACGTCGCGCGGGCCGCACTCCGGGCGTGCGACGCGGACCCCGGACTCGACCTCTCGACCGACGAGTGGCGAGTCGTCGCGGGCGCCGCCCACGGCCCCGGGATGTACAGCGTCGACCCCGGACCGTTCCGGCGACTCGCGCGCTACCACCTCGTCGCCGGCGACGCCGACCTGCTCTCCGCACGTGAGGAGCGCCTGCTCGTCCGGAAACTCCTGCAGGCCCGGCCGTGGAGCGACGTCGTCGCCGAACTGGACTTCCACTCCACCGGGCAGGCGATGCGCGCGCTCGGCGACGCGCTCCGGCCGCTCGTCGCGTCGTACGGCGACGACACGGCACGTGCAGAACTCGCCCGGTTCACCGACGAGAATTAG
- the rpl7ae gene encoding 50S ribosomal protein L7Ae, producing the protein MPVYVDYDVPADLQERALEALEVARDTGTVKKGTNETTKAVERGNASLVFVAEDVSPEEIVMHLPELADEKGIGVTFVETQDELGNAAGLEVGSAAAAIVDAGDAEDDVEDIAQKIEDLQ; encoded by the coding sequence ATGCCAGTGTACGTTGACTACGACGTTCCAGCCGACCTCCAGGAGCGAGCCCTCGAAGCGCTCGAAGTGGCTCGTGACACGGGGACAGTAAAGAAGGGAACCAACGAGACGACCAAGGCCGTCGAGCGCGGCAACGCCTCGCTCGTCTTCGTCGCCGAGGACGTCTCCCCTGAAGAGATCGTGATGCACCTGCCCGAACTCGCCGACGAGAAGGGCATCGGCGTGACGTTCGTCGAGACGCAGGACGAACTCGGCAACGCCGCCGGCCTCGAAGTCGGCAGCGCCGCCGCGGCCATCGTGGACGCCGGCGACGCCGAGGACGACGTCGAGGACATCGCGCAGAAAATCGAGGACCTCCAGTAA
- a CDS encoding 30S ribosomal protein S28e, with translation MSAEESEEGSTPAEVIEVVGKTGMHGEAMQVKCRIQEGSNQGRIITRNVLGPVRVGDVLQLKETAREADSIGGQ, from the coding sequence ATGAGTGCAGAGGAATCTGAAGAGGGCTCCACGCCCGCCGAAGTCATCGAGGTCGTCGGGAAGACCGGGATGCACGGCGAGGCGATGCAGGTGAAGTGCCGCATCCAGGAGGGCTCGAACCAGGGCCGCATCATCACGCGGAACGTCCTGGGTCCAGTCCGAGTGGGGGACGTCCTCCAGCTCAAGGAAACCGCCCGCGAGGCGGACTCCATCGGTGGTCAGTGA
- a CDS encoding 50S ribosomal protein L24e, translated as MVQTRTCDYCGADIEPGTGTMFVHNDGSTVHFCSSKCEKNADLGREPRDVEWTEEEQEVEE; from the coding sequence ATGGTTCAGACTCGAACGTGTGACTACTGTGGCGCGGATATCGAACCCGGCACGGGGACGATGTTCGTCCACAACGACGGGAGCACAGTGCACTTCTGTTCGTCGAAGTGCGAGAAGAACGCCGACCTCGGCCGCGAGCCACGCGACGTGGAGTGGACCGAGGAAGAACAGGAAGTCGAAGAATGA
- the ndk gene encoding nucleoside-diphosphate kinase, with the protein MSHHDERTFVMVKPDGVQRGLIGDVVSRLEDKGLKMVGGKFMQIDEDLAHEHYAEHEDKPFFDGLVEFITSGPVFAMVWEGADATRQVRQMMGATDAQEAAPGTIRGDYGNDLGHNLIHGSDHEDEGANEREIGLFFDDEELVDWELGTASWVYEDADDH; encoded by the coding sequence ATGAGCCACCACGACGAACGAACCTTCGTGATGGTCAAGCCCGACGGCGTCCAGCGCGGTCTCATCGGCGACGTCGTCTCCCGGCTCGAGGACAAGGGCCTGAAGATGGTGGGCGGGAAGTTCATGCAGATCGACGAGGACCTCGCTCACGAGCACTACGCCGAACACGAGGACAAGCCGTTCTTCGACGGACTCGTCGAGTTCATCACCTCCGGGCCCGTCTTCGCGATGGTCTGGGAGGGCGCGGACGCTACGCGGCAGGTCCGCCAGATGATGGGCGCGACGGACGCACAGGAGGCGGCGCCCGGCACCATCCGCGGCGACTACGGCAACGACCTCGGCCACAACCTCATCCACGGCAGCGACCACGAGGACGAGGGCGCCAACGAGCGCGAGATCGGGCTCTTCTTCGACGACGAGGAACTCGTCGACTGGGAACTCGGTACCGCCTCGTGGGTGTACGAGGACGCCGACGACCACTAG
- a CDS encoding methionine synthase: MSNRDQFRPEDHENDHFLLTTVVGSYPKPKWLDRVKDLWEDPDADFGDDEWAEATDDAARLITEEHERAGLDVVVDGEMRRNEMVEFFAHRIDGYEFNGPVKVWGHNYFDKPSVVSDVEYDESWLVDEYEFTASVAERPVKVPITGPYTLANWSFNEAYDDDEALAYDLADLVNEEIEKLVEAGARYIQIDEPALATTPDDHAIVGECLERIAAGIPEDVRIGLHVCYGDYSRIYPEILEFPVDEFDLELANGDYEQLDVFTDPAFTKDLALGVVDAHVAEVESVEQIEANIRKGLEVVPPERLTVSPDCGVKLLPRQVAYEKMANLVEAARNVEADLDAGNIDASAAAPADD, from the coding sequence ATGAGCAACCGCGACCAGTTCCGCCCCGAGGACCACGAGAACGACCACTTCCTGCTGACGACCGTCGTCGGCTCCTACCCGAAGCCGAAGTGGCTCGACCGCGTGAAGGACCTCTGGGAGGACCCGGACGCCGACTTCGGCGACGACGAGTGGGCCGAAGCCACTGACGACGCCGCCCGCCTCATCACCGAGGAACACGAGCGCGCCGGCCTCGACGTCGTCGTGGACGGCGAGATGCGGCGCAACGAGATGGTCGAGTTCTTCGCCCACCGCATCGACGGCTACGAGTTCAACGGCCCCGTGAAGGTGTGGGGCCACAACTACTTCGACAAACCCAGCGTCGTCAGCGACGTCGAGTACGACGAGTCGTGGCTCGTCGACGAGTACGAGTTCACCGCCAGCGTCGCCGAGCGCCCGGTGAAGGTCCCGATTACAGGTCCGTACACGCTCGCCAACTGGAGTTTCAACGAGGCCTACGACGACGACGAGGCCCTCGCCTACGACCTCGCGGACCTCGTCAACGAGGAGATCGAGAAACTCGTCGAGGCGGGCGCCCGCTACATCCAGATCGACGAACCCGCGCTCGCGACCACGCCCGACGACCACGCCATCGTCGGCGAGTGCCTCGAACGCATCGCCGCCGGCATCCCCGAGGACGTCCGTATCGGACTCCACGTCTGCTACGGCGACTACTCCCGCATCTACCCCGAGATCCTGGAGTTCCCGGTCGACGAGTTCGACCTCGAACTCGCGAACGGCGACTACGAACAGCTGGACGTCTTCACGGACCCCGCGTTCACGAAGGACCTCGCGCTCGGCGTCGTCGACGCCCACGTCGCGGAGGTCGAGTCCGTCGAACAGATCGAGGCGAACATCCGGAAGGGCCTGGAGGTCGTGCCGCCGGAACGGCTCACCGTCAGCCCCGACTGCGGCGTCAAACTCCTCCCGCGGCAGGTCGCCTACGAGAAGATGGCGAACCTCGTCGAAGCCGCGCGGAACGTCGAAGCGGACCTCGACGCGGGGAACATCGACGCGTCGGCCGCCGCGCCCGCCGACGACTGA
- a CDS encoding 5-methyltetrahydropteroyltriglutamate--homocysteine methyltransferase: MTRIATTLGLYPLPDDAKERLSDLKGHQKHDLVSGDEDPAIESTYDDVRAELVDVQQDAGLDRVVEGQARWDDMLAHPLTVHDNVETGGIVRYYDNNNFYRDPVVQGDLDFSGDVAADLEAAADLTDDLQAVVPGPYSLADLATDEHYGDDEEFLAAVAEFLAGEVAAFPDAVETVFVLEPSLVTNPPGDGADERASEAIDEVARAADADVVAHSYWGALEEKVHAHLLDADVDAVGYDLVSNHDDNVYNVAEYGTKDSVALGVVDGQNTLVESPETVRERVDWFEDAVPSDFEDVYVTSNTELFYLPVNRFEEKLAALGAAVAPEVEA; the protein is encoded by the coding sequence ATGACCCGAATCGCCACGACACTCGGCCTCTACCCCCTCCCCGACGACGCCAAGGAGCGGCTGTCGGACCTGAAGGGCCACCAGAAACACGACCTCGTCAGCGGCGACGAGGACCCCGCGATCGAATCCACGTACGACGACGTCCGCGCAGAACTCGTCGACGTCCAGCAGGACGCTGGCCTCGACCGCGTCGTCGAGGGACAGGCGCGCTGGGACGACATGCTCGCCCACCCGCTCACCGTCCACGACAACGTGGAGACCGGCGGCATCGTCCGCTACTACGACAACAACAACTTCTACCGCGACCCAGTCGTGCAGGGCGACCTCGACTTCTCCGGGGACGTCGCTGCCGACCTCGAGGCCGCGGCCGACCTGACCGACGACCTGCAGGCGGTCGTCCCCGGTCCGTACTCGCTGGCCGACCTCGCGACCGACGAGCACTACGGCGACGACGAGGAGTTCCTCGCCGCCGTCGCCGAGTTCCTCGCCGGCGAAGTGGCGGCGTTCCCCGACGCCGTCGAGACGGTGTTCGTCCTCGAACCGTCGCTCGTGACGAACCCGCCCGGCGACGGCGCCGACGAGCGTGCGAGCGAGGCAATCGACGAGGTGGCCAGGGCCGCCGACGCGGACGTCGTCGCCCACTCCTACTGGGGCGCCCTCGAGGAGAAGGTCCACGCCCACCTCCTCGACGCCGACGTCGACGCGGTCGGCTACGACCTCGTCTCGAACCACGACGACAACGTCTACAACGTCGCCGAGTACGGCACCAAGGACTCGGTCGCCCTCGGCGTCGTGGACGGCCAGAACACGCTCGTCGAGTCTCCCGAGACCGTCCGGGAGCGCGTCGACTGGTTCGAGGACGCCGTCCCGAGCGACTTCGAGGACGTCTACGTCACCTCGAACACCGAACTGTTCTACCTGCCCGTCAACCGCTTCGAGGAGAAACTCGCGGCACTCGGCGCGGCCGTCGCTCCGGAGGTGGAAGCATGA
- a CDS encoding HemK2/MTQ2 family protein methyltransferase: MTDLADRRGAETEVYQPAEDSLLLAEAAVGEVDARARVLEVGTGSGYVAATVADEAGASVVGSDLNPFACRQAFDRGVPVVRADLLSAFRDDAFDVVLFNPPYLPRDEDAERDDWMEVALSGGESGRAVVEPFLDAVGRVLAPGGVVLLLVSTLTGVEEVVEYAGDVGFSAAAIREESYPFETLTVLKLHK; the protein is encoded by the coding sequence ATGACTGACCTGGCCGACCGCCGCGGCGCCGAGACCGAGGTGTACCAGCCCGCCGAGGACTCGCTGCTGCTCGCGGAGGCGGCCGTAGGCGAGGTCGACGCGCGGGCCCGCGTGCTCGAGGTCGGGACGGGCTCGGGGTACGTCGCGGCGACGGTCGCCGACGAGGCGGGCGCCAGCGTCGTCGGGTCGGACCTGAACCCGTTCGCCTGCCGGCAGGCGTTCGACCGGGGCGTCCCCGTGGTCCGCGCGGACCTGCTCTCGGCGTTCCGCGACGACGCCTTCGACGTGGTGCTGTTCAACCCGCCGTACCTCCCCCGCGACGAGGACGCCGAGCGCGACGACTGGATGGAGGTCGCGCTGTCGGGCGGTGAGAGCGGACGGGCGGTCGTCGAGCCGTTCCTCGACGCGGTGGGCCGCGTGCTCGCTCCTGGGGGTGTGGTCCTGCTGCTCGTGAGCACGCTGACCGGTGTCGAGGAGGTCGTCGAGTACGCCGGCGACGTGGGGTTCTCCGCGGCGGCGATACGCGAGGAGTCCTACCCGTTCGAGACGCTGACCGTGCTCAAGCTGCACAAATAA
- a CDS encoding mechanosensitive ion channel family protein, translated as MNWLTAMNAFLTDLSAVERLVASAVAVAVPLVVVLLAHREVDRRQSRVTRVLALFASLAALGAATGVVVVVWGLEAAATEQLTVLEGHAQTLVRAIVTVAFLVAVYVGTGVVHRTVERFMKRTNGITDHQAEITYRILQISVYLLALLVILGFWGIQLGGLLIGAGFAGIVLGMAARQTLGAVIAGFVLMFSRPFEIGDWVKIGDNDGIVTDITIVNTRLQTFDGEYVMLPNDYVGSNEVVNRSRKGRLRIHVEVGVDYSTDIEYAMEVAKEAMSDLDDILTVPRPQVVVTEFESSSVLLDLRFWIDKPSARRRWRAQTAVITAVKSAFDEEGVKIPFPQREVSGRQETGGFRVREQPEGDTRADANPQSPVDAPEPEDD; from the coding sequence GTGAACTGGCTGACGGCGATGAACGCGTTCCTCACCGACCTCTCGGCCGTCGAGCGGCTGGTGGCGTCGGCGGTGGCGGTCGCCGTCCCGCTCGTCGTGGTCCTGCTGGCCCACCGCGAGGTCGACCGGCGACAGTCGCGGGTGACGCGCGTCCTCGCCCTCTTCGCGTCGCTGGCCGCCCTCGGGGCCGCCACCGGCGTCGTGGTGGTCGTCTGGGGACTCGAAGCCGCCGCTACCGAACAGTTGACCGTCCTCGAGGGACACGCCCAGACGCTCGTCCGCGCGATCGTCACCGTCGCCTTCCTGGTCGCCGTCTACGTCGGCACCGGCGTCGTCCACCGCACCGTCGAGCGGTTCATGAAGCGGACCAACGGCATCACGGACCACCAGGCCGAGATCACGTACCGCATCCTCCAGATCTCGGTGTACCTGCTGGCGCTGCTGGTGATCCTCGGGTTCTGGGGCATCCAGCTCGGTGGCCTGCTCATCGGGGCCGGGTTCGCCGGTATCGTGCTCGGGATGGCCGCCCGGCAGACGCTGGGCGCGGTCATCGCGGGCTTCGTGTTGATGTTCTCCCGGCCGTTCGAGATCGGCGACTGGGTGAAGATCGGGGACAACGACGGCATCGTCACCGACATCACCATCGTCAACACCCGGCTGCAGACGTTCGACGGCGAGTACGTGATGCTCCCGAACGACTACGTCGGGTCCAACGAGGTGGTCAACCGCTCGCGGAAGGGCCGCCTCCGCATCCACGTCGAGGTCGGCGTGGACTACAGCACGGACATCGAGTACGCGATGGAGGTGGCCAAGGAGGCGATGAGCGACCTCGACGACATCCTCACCGTCCCCCGCCCGCAGGTCGTCGTCACGGAGTTCGAGTCCTCCTCGGTGCTGCTCGACCTCCGGTTCTGGATCGACAAGCCGAGCGCGCGCCGCCGCTGGCGCGCCCAGACCGCCGTCATCACCGCGGTGAAGTCCGCCTTCGACGAGGAGGGCGTGAAGATCCCGTTCCCGCAGCGGGAGGTCTCGGGCCGTCAGGAGACCGGCGGGTTCCGTGTCCGGGAGCAACCGGAGGGCGACACGCGGGCGGACGCGAACCCGCAGTCGCCGGTCGACGCGCCGGAACCCGAGGATGACTGA
- a CDS encoding 16S ribosomal RNA methyltransferase A translates to MTDPRDPDALIRRAGRPDPEFDQHFLVDDRVLDRIPTYAESFDRSHVLEVGAGTGALTDRLLAVADRVTAVERDENYAAFIREEFADEIAADRLAVVEGDVLDVDLPEFTCCISNLPYGVSSETTFRLLPLGEPMVLMYQREFADRMAAASGTSDYGRLSVTAQHYADVEVVETVPPEAFDPQPRVQSAVVRLTPRDPEYEVTDEAFFFDFVKALFTQRRKTVRNAIRNTGHISGLSDPDAVVAAVDEDVLRQRPGNLSPSAFAALANVALGVERGGST, encoded by the coding sequence ATGACTGACCCGCGGGACCCGGACGCGCTGATACGCAGAGCCGGTCGTCCCGACCCGGAGTTCGACCAGCACTTCCTGGTCGACGACCGGGTCCTCGACCGGATTCCGACGTACGCGGAGTCCTTCGACCGCTCGCACGTCCTCGAGGTCGGTGCGGGCACCGGTGCGCTCACCGACCGTCTGCTCGCCGTCGCCGACCGCGTGACCGCAGTCGAGCGCGACGAGAACTACGCCGCGTTCATCCGCGAGGAGTTCGCCGACGAGATCGCCGCCGACCGACTCGCCGTCGTCGAGGGCGACGTCCTCGACGTCGACCTCCCCGAGTTCACCTGCTGCATCTCGAATCTCCCGTACGGCGTCTCCAGCGAGACGACGTTCCGACTGCTCCCCCTCGGGGAGCCGATGGTCCTGATGTACCAGCGGGAGTTCGCCGACCGGATGGCCGCGGCGTCCGGGACGAGCGACTACGGCCGTCTCTCGGTGACCGCCCAGCACTACGCGGACGTCGAGGTCGTCGAGACGGTGCCGCCGGAGGCGTTCGACCCCCAGCCCCGCGTCCAGAGCGCGGTGGTGCGGCTGACGCCCCGCGACCCCGAGTACGAGGTGACAGACGAGGCGTTCTTCTTCGACTTCGTGAAGGCGCTGTTCACGCAGCGCCGGAAGACGGTGCGCAACGCGATTCGGAACACGGGCCACATCTCGGGGCTCTCGGACCCGGATGCGGTCGTCGCAGCCGTCGACGAGGACGTCCTCCGCCAGCGACCGGGGAACCTCTCGCCGTCGGCGTTCGCGGCGCTCGCGAACGTCGCACTCGGGGTCGAACGGGGTGGTAGTACGTGA
- a CDS encoding DUF655 domain-containing protein: MSDTPSTDDEELAVVLDFLAHGRSDGGRDYSDGALAYAVSVDRFTLYELNLSDDADISILDRVKIRPDFEAGIKRGREVDYEDLSDGARSELDYVVEDVVDEDEQRFVDFYNEAQPISLRLHQLNLLPGIGDKLRDNILDERKRHGPFESFADLEERVDGLHKPREIVVERILDEMREDDLKYHNFARS, from the coding sequence ATGAGTGACACGCCTTCGACGGACGACGAGGAACTCGCCGTCGTCCTCGACTTCCTCGCGCACGGTCGGTCCGACGGCGGCCGCGACTACAGCGACGGGGCCCTCGCCTACGCGGTCTCCGTGGATCGGTTCACCCTCTACGAGTTGAACCTCTCGGATGACGCGGACATCTCTATCCTCGACCGCGTGAAGATCCGCCCGGACTTCGAGGCGGGCATCAAGCGCGGCCGAGAGGTCGACTACGAGGACCTCTCGGACGGTGCACGCTCGGAGCTGGACTACGTCGTCGAGGACGTCGTCGACGAGGACGAACAGCGGTTCGTCGACTTCTACAACGAGGCCCAGCCCATCTCCCTGCGCCTCCACCAGCTCAACCTGCTGCCCGGTATCGGAGACAAACTCCGTGACAACATCCTCGACGAGCGCAAGCGCCACGGTCCCTTCGAGAGCTTCGCGGACCTCGAGGAGCGCGTCGACGGCCTCCACAAGCCCCGCGAGATCGTCGTCGAGCGGATCCTCGACGAGATGCGCGAGGACGACCTGAAGTACCACAACTTCGCGCGCTCGTAG
- a CDS encoding RNA polymerase Rpb4 family protein gives MTIFKETLDEEFLTISEAKELLSEVEAERALDEDRELRFELARAVEHVNRFAVLEPEEAREFVDELLELESIGDEAVAYKIVDLLPRTRTELRAVFAQERYALDGDELDEILDVVAKYA, from the coding sequence ATGACGATCTTCAAGGAGACCCTCGACGAGGAGTTCCTCACCATCTCCGAGGCGAAGGAGCTACTCTCAGAGGTCGAGGCCGAGCGCGCGCTCGACGAGGATCGCGAGCTCCGCTTCGAACTCGCGCGGGCCGTCGAGCACGTCAACCGGTTCGCGGTGCTCGAACCCGAGGAGGCCCGGGAGTTCGTCGACGAGCTGCTGGAACTGGAGAGCATCGGCGACGAGGCCGTCGCGTACAAGATCGTCGACCTCCTCCCCCGGACGCGCACGGAACTCCGCGCGGTGTTCGCCCAGGAGCGCTACGCGCTCGACGGCGACGAACTCGACGAGATTCTCGACGTCGTCGCGAAGTACGCCTGA
- a CDS encoding 50S ribosomal protein L21e produces the protein MPSSNGPLNGTREKLSNSPRDRGTSPPQRAIAEFDEGQKVHLKTDPSVSEGRFHPRFDGLTGTVVGKQGRAFEIDINDNGKDKTVIAKAAHLRAQDD, from the coding sequence ATGCCGAGTTCCAACGGACCCCTCAACGGCACCCGAGAGAAGCTCTCGAACAGCCCCCGCGACCGGGGGACCTCCCCGCCCCAGCGCGCCATCGCCGAGTTCGACGAGGGCCAGAAGGTCCACCTGAAGACCGACCCCAGCGTCTCCGAGGGTCGCTTCCACCCGCGCTTCGACGGCCTCACCGGCACCGTCGTCGGCAAGCAGGGCCGCGCGTTCGAGATCGACATCAACGACAACGGCAAGGACAAGACCGTCATCGCCAAGGCGGCACACCTCCGCGCGCAGGACGACTGA